Proteins encoded by one window of Phycisphaerae bacterium:
- a CDS encoding DUF1559 domain-containing protein, whose amino-acid sequence MRNERRIRTERVFTLIELLVVVAIIAVLVAMLLPALQQAREAARTALCQSNLRQLHVMVSIYMDENHGVFSTGPVNYGLFGENNFYAGTRVCAVMNWANAQGMYRTFDYDPPKPRETYLYVPIFRCPSTPGYYGGGGYSINGVATFYDRQAVSDSRLWGNPAPGGNLSLIRYPNHCILWGEVVPNQTPGYFGASGGLGWSENNSCLPDFFWFASRHSGMMNILYWDGSIEVMGLGQFYDADYWWIMRRYGAGLH is encoded by the coding sequence ATGAGGAATGAACGGCGGATACGGACTGAGCGGGTCTTTACATTGATCGAACTGCTCGTGGTGGTGGCGATCATCGCGGTGCTGGTGGCGATGCTGCTGCCGGCATTGCAGCAGGCGCGGGAGGCGGCCAGGACGGCGCTATGCCAGAGCAACCTGCGGCAGTTGCACGTGATGGTCTCGATCTACATGGACGAGAATCACGGGGTGTTCAGCACGGGGCCGGTGAACTACGGTTTGTTCGGCGAAAACAACTTCTACGCGGGAACGCGGGTCTGCGCGGTGATGAATTGGGCGAACGCGCAGGGAATGTACCGGACGTTCGACTACGATCCGCCCAAGCCGCGGGAAACGTACCTGTACGTGCCGATCTTCCGCTGTCCGTCCACGCCGGGATACTACGGCGGCGGGGGTTATTCGATCAACGGCGTGGCGACGTTCTACGATCGGCAAGCCGTGAGCGACAGCCGGCTCTGGGGCAACCCAGCCCCGGGTGGGAACCTGAGTCTGATCCGGTATCCGAACCACTGCATCCTGTGGGGCGAGGTGGTGCCGAACCAGACACCGGGCTATTTCGGCGCGAGCGGCGGACTGGGCTGGTCGGAGAACAACAGTTGTCTGCCGGACTTCTTCTGGTTCGCCAGCCGGCACTCGGGAATGATGAACATCCTGTACTGGGATGGATCGATCGAGGTCATGGGCCTGGGCCAATTCTACGACGCGGACTACTGGTGGATCATGCGCCGTTATGGCGCGGGTTTGCATTAG
- a CDS encoding LacI family transcriptional regulator, with translation MNGQENKPGPRGPGRMTIREVARRAGVSHAVVSAVLNENFRSIRVSEDTRRRVRQVIRDCRYYPDAVGKALTTRRTGHLGFILSDNIADGWGNAVYSQVLAGVEDACRHRGYGLNISRYNLSNLDSFVFPKRVGQRSVDGLVLTGYVETGVVQRFYEFGIPCVSVGDNVETAGLIPTVACDIVDGLFQAVWHAASLGHRKILYGNEQSRRAAEVAELLLERMRQDSRTRECRLCLPRIQGYLGNYDSAAGLVDYWVATPPEARATMLLGSDQVLVALLAELSRRGVSCPGEVSLIATCNSRLCEFSSPRLTAIAYEMEAYGRTAAEMLIDHLDEGAGLDGSMSRVEPCGLVHRNSCGPPAAGVAEGPSSSDGSSQSARA, from the coding sequence ATGAACGGTCAGGAAAACAAGCCGGGGCCGCGCGGGCCGGGGCGGATGACGATCCGCGAGGTGGCCCGTCGGGCGGGGGTCTCGCACGCGGTGGTCTCAGCGGTGCTGAACGAGAATTTCCGGTCGATCCGCGTTTCGGAGGATACCCGTCGGCGGGTGCGGCAGGTGATCCGCGACTGCCGGTACTATCCGGACGCGGTGGGCAAGGCGTTGACCACGCGGCGGACCGGGCATCTGGGGTTCATCCTGTCGGACAACATCGCCGACGGCTGGGGCAACGCGGTGTATTCGCAGGTGCTGGCCGGGGTGGAGGACGCCTGCCGCCATCGAGGCTACGGCTTGAACATCAGCCGGTACAACCTGTCGAACCTCGATTCGTTTGTGTTTCCCAAACGGGTGGGCCAACGGAGCGTGGACGGGCTGGTGCTGACCGGCTACGTCGAGACGGGCGTGGTGCAGCGGTTCTACGAGTTCGGGATTCCCTGCGTGTCGGTCGGCGACAACGTCGAGACGGCGGGTCTTATTCCGACGGTGGCCTGCGATATCGTGGACGGGTTGTTTCAGGCGGTATGGCACGCGGCGTCGCTGGGACACCGGAAGATTCTGTACGGCAACGAGCAGAGCCGGCGGGCGGCGGAGGTGGCGGAGCTGCTGCTGGAACGGATGCGGCAGGACAGCCGGACGCGGGAATGCCGGCTTTGCCTGCCGCGGATTCAGGGGTATCTGGGCAACTACGACAGTGCGGCGGGGCTGGTCGATTACTGGGTGGCGACACCGCCCGAGGCGAGGGCGACGATGCTTCTGGGTTCGGACCAGGTGCTGGTGGCGCTGCTGGCCGAGTTGTCGCGGCGCGGCGTGAGCTGTCCGGGCGAGGTGAGTCTGATCGCGACGTGCAATTCACGGTTGTGCGAGTTTTCGTCGCCTCGGCTGACGGCCATCGCCTACGAGATGGAGGCCTATGGTCGGACGGCGGCGGAAATGCTGATCGATCACCTGGATGAGGGGGCGGGGTTGGATGGGAGCATGTCGCGGGTAGAGCCATGCGGGCTGGTGCATCGGAATTCGTGCGGACCTCCCGCCGCTGGCGTAGCGGAAGGTCCGTCATCCAGTGACGGTTCGTCGCAATCCGCGAGGGCATAG
- a CDS encoding sodium:solute symporter family protein — translation MSDHVTFSTIDWIIVFAYLAGSVVIGLLVKRYIASMTDYVVAGRALKTYLGLATMIGTEMGLVTVMYSAQKGFTGGFAAFHIAVVAAIVTLVVGLTGFIVVPLRRLEVMTIPEFYEKRFSRGVRVFGGIVLAFAGILNMGMFLKAGSWFVTGITGLESVTYLNIVMTVLLALVLFYTILGGMVSVVVTDYIQFVVLAVGIFVASAMALSTLGWDNIVNTVHELKGEAGFNPFHEEGFGAGYVVWMIFLGLVSCAIWQTAVLRACSAESVKVVKRIYIWSSVGFLIRFLVPYFWGICAFVFLYQHPDLKAVFFPETGKISSELSLQAMPVFLSIILPAGLLGLVTAAMLAAFMSTHDSYLLCWSSVLTQDVLAPILGDRMTTKARIVWTRIFIFLIGVFLLVWGLWYAMQQDLWDYMAITGAIYSTGAFAVLLAGLYWKRASTVGAYGALVCGFVALLGLKPLQTWLIIHLNLESLVAGLGFQDTVGSEWVGLFTIALAVTVMFVGSLLFPDRRKEAA, via the coding sequence ATGTCGGATCACGTAACCTTCAGCACCATCGACTGGATCATCGTCTTTGCCTACCTAGCCGGGTCGGTGGTCATCGGGCTTTTGGTCAAACGCTACATCGCCAGCATGACCGACTACGTGGTGGCCGGCCGGGCCCTCAAGACCTATCTGGGCCTGGCCACCATGATCGGCACCGAAATGGGCCTGGTCACCGTCATGTACTCCGCCCAGAAAGGCTTTACCGGCGGGTTCGCCGCGTTCCACATCGCGGTGGTCGCCGCCATCGTCACGCTGGTGGTCGGCCTGACCGGCTTTATCGTCGTGCCCCTTCGCCGCCTCGAGGTCATGACCATTCCCGAATTCTACGAAAAGCGCTTCAGCCGCGGCGTGCGGGTCTTCGGCGGAATCGTCCTGGCCTTCGCGGGCATCCTGAACATGGGCATGTTCCTCAAGGCCGGCTCGTGGTTCGTCACCGGCATCACCGGCCTCGAATCGGTAACCTACCTCAACATCGTCATGACCGTTTTGCTGGCCCTGGTGCTCTTCTACACCATCCTCGGCGGCATGGTCTCGGTGGTCGTCACCGATTACATCCAGTTCGTCGTCCTGGCGGTCGGCATCTTCGTCGCCAGCGCCATGGCTCTCAGCACCCTCGGCTGGGACAACATCGTCAACACCGTTCACGAGCTCAAGGGCGAAGCGGGCTTCAACCCGTTCCACGAGGAGGGCTTCGGCGCCGGCTACGTGGTCTGGATGATCTTCCTCGGCCTGGTCTCGTGCGCGATCTGGCAGACCGCGGTCCTGCGGGCCTGCTCAGCCGAGAGCGTCAAGGTTGTCAAACGCATCTACATCTGGTCGTCGGTCGGTTTCCTGATCCGCTTCCTCGTCCCCTACTTCTGGGGCATCTGCGCGTTCGTTTTCCTCTATCAGCATCCGGACCTCAAAGCCGTCTTCTTCCCGGAAACCGGCAAGATCAGCAGCGAGCTGAGTCTACAGGCCATGCCCGTCTTCCTGAGCATCATCCTGCCCGCCGGCCTCCTGGGCCTGGTGACCGCCGCCATGCTCGCCGCCTTCATGTCCACCCACGACAGCTACTTACTCTGCTGGAGTTCCGTGCTTACCCAGGACGTATTGGCTCCGATCCTCGGCGACCGGATGACCACCAAGGCCCGCATCGTCTGGACCCGCATCTTCATCTTTCTGATCGGCGTATTCCTGCTCGTATGGGGGCTCTGGTACGCGATGCAGCAGGACCTCTGGGACTACATGGCCATCACCGGGGCGATCTACTCGACCGGGGCCTTCGCTGTGCTGCTGGCCGGGCTCTACTGGAAACGCGCCAGCACGGTCGGCGCCTACGGCGCCCTGGTCTGCGGCTTCGTCGCTCTGCTGGGGCTCAAGCCGCTCCAGACCTGGCTCATCATCCACTTGAATCTCGAATCCCTGGTGGCGGGCTTGGGTTTCCAGGACACCGTCGGCTCCGAGTGGGTGGGCCTGTTCACCATCGCCTTGGCGGTGACGGTCATGTTCGTCGGGTCGCTGCTGTTTCCCGACCGCCGAAAGGAGGCTGCGTGA
- the kdsB gene encoding 3-deoxy-manno-octulosonate cytidylyltransferase, translating to MTAAVVIIPARYASSRFPGKILARETGKYLIEHVHDQVSRATRVRRVIVAADDPRTVEAVRSFGGEVVLTDPELPSGTDRVAAVARDLDEGKLIVNVQGDEPEISPSSIDQLVELLADGEAPMATLAAPFGPQDDPTNPNMVKVVCDRLGNAMYFSRSLIPFPRDGVAGLPAGFSYLLHLGIYGYRRDFLLAFTQLPVAPVEAIEKLEQLRALWHGHRIQVGVTEHRSGGVDTPEQYRRFVERYTRSGKA from the coding sequence TTGACTGCCGCTGTGGTGATTATTCCGGCCCGGTATGCGTCGTCGCGATTCCCGGGCAAGATCCTGGCCCGCGAGACGGGCAAGTACCTGATCGAGCACGTTCACGACCAGGTGAGCCGCGCGACCCGCGTCCGCCGGGTGATCGTGGCCGCTGACGATCCTCGGACGGTCGAGGCGGTGCGCAGCTTCGGCGGCGAGGTGGTGTTGACCGATCCGGAACTGCCGAGCGGCACGGATCGGGTGGCGGCGGTGGCCAGGGATCTGGACGAAGGGAAACTGATCGTCAACGTCCAGGGCGATGAGCCGGAGATCTCGCCGTCGAGCATTGACCAGTTGGTCGAGTTGCTGGCCGATGGCGAAGCGCCGATGGCGACGCTGGCGGCGCCGTTCGGGCCGCAGGACGACCCGACCAACCCGAACATGGTCAAGGTGGTCTGCGACCGGCTTGGAAACGCGATGTACTTCTCGCGAAGCCTGATCCCGTTCCCGCGGGACGGGGTGGCCGGCCTGCCCGCGGGTTTCAGCTATCTGCTGCACCTGGGGATCTACGGCTACCGGCGGGATTTCCTTCTGGCGTTCACGCAGTTGCCGGTGGCGCCGGTCGAAGCGATCGAGAAACTCGAGCAGTTGCGGGCCCTGTGGCACGGGCATAGGATACAGGTGGGCGTCACGGAGCACCGCAGCGGCGGGGTGGACACGCCGGAGCAGTACCGGCGATTTGTGGAACGGTATACGCGGTCGGGAAAGGCTTAA
- a CDS encoding PTS sugar transporter subunit IIA, whose protein sequence is MKKLSEVISADCIVVPMSATDKQAAIEELVQALCDAGRLTDPKPLLEAVLAREATRSTGIGQGLAIPHGKCGGLGGLVGAAGKPKMPIDFESIDGQPVNFVVLFGSDIDQTGPHIQALARLSRLMTTPSFREKISQAKTSEEVYRAFVEHEN, encoded by the coding sequence ATGAAGAAGCTTAGCGAGGTCATTAGTGCCGACTGCATTGTCGTGCCGATGTCGGCGACGGACAAGCAGGCGGCGATCGAGGAGTTGGTTCAGGCCCTGTGCGACGCGGGCAGGCTCACCGATCCCAAGCCGCTGCTTGAGGCGGTTCTGGCCCGGGAGGCGACCCGGAGCACGGGGATCGGACAAGGGCTGGCCATCCCGCACGGCAAGTGCGGCGGGCTGGGCGGCTTGGTAGGAGCGGCGGGCAAGCCGAAAATGCCGATCGACTTCGAGAGCATCGACGGTCAGCCGGTGAACTTCGTGGTGCTGTTCGGGTCGGACATCGACCAGACCGGTCCGCACATCCAGGCCCTGGCCCGCCTAAGCCGGCTCATGACCACCCCGTCGTTCCGCGAGAAGATCAGCCAGGCGAAGACGTCCGAGGAGGTCTATCGGGCGTTCGTGGAACACGAGAACTGA
- a CDS encoding zinc-dependent peptidase, with protein sequence MGWLKRWRRARVTGREFPAGWRAIIERNVPYRRLLPEAERAELERHVLVFLAEKSFEGLDGQAITDEVRVTIAAQACLLLLHRRTDYFPGMRTVLVTPRVYEREDERHLDWGLVEEGVAEFSGESWHRGPVVLAWDDVLDGAADIDDGFNVVLHEFAHQIDATGGQGDSSAVLQGGGFAAWAAVLGREYERFAAHVRRGRRTLLDEYGAEDPSEFFAVATEYFYEKPVELSQEHPELYRQLSLFYEQDPKAWRTGL encoded by the coding sequence ATGGGATGGCTGAAGCGCTGGCGGCGGGCGCGGGTGACGGGCCGCGAGTTTCCCGCTGGGTGGCGAGCGATCATCGAGCGGAACGTGCCGTATCGGCGGCTTTTGCCGGAGGCGGAGCGCGCGGAGTTGGAGCGGCACGTGCTGGTGTTCCTGGCGGAAAAGTCGTTCGAAGGGCTTGACGGCCAGGCGATCACCGATGAGGTGCGGGTGACCATCGCAGCCCAGGCGTGTCTGCTGCTGTTGCATCGTCGGACGGATTACTTTCCGGGCATGCGAACGGTGCTGGTTACGCCGCGGGTCTACGAGCGTGAGGACGAGAGACATCTGGATTGGGGGCTGGTGGAGGAGGGCGTGGCGGAGTTTTCGGGCGAATCGTGGCATCGCGGTCCGGTGGTGCTGGCGTGGGACGACGTGCTCGACGGCGCAGCCGACATTGACGACGGGTTTAACGTCGTGCTCCACGAGTTCGCCCATCAGATCGACGCGACGGGCGGCCAGGGCGACAGCAGCGCGGTGCTCCAGGGCGGCGGCTTTGCCGCGTGGGCGGCGGTGCTCGGGCGGGAGTACGAGCGCTTCGCTGCGCACGTCCGCCGCGGCCGACGGACGCTGCTCGACGAATACGGAGCCGAGGACCCCTCCGAGTTCTTCGCCGTCGCCACCGAATACTTCTACGAGAAGCCGGTGGAGCTGTCGCAAGAGCACCCGGAACTCTACCGTCAGCTCAGCCTGTTCTACGAACAGGACCCGAAGGCGTGGCGGACAGGTTTGTGA
- a CDS encoding 2Fe-2S iron-sulfur cluster binding domain-containing protein: MAEKTAETRAPVSQRPGPSAKAKDPGAIGGQVSVTIDGNEIKVPLGTTILEAAEQLGIRIPTLCHHEDLCIAGVCRVCVVEIEGQRTLQASCAYPITSPLKVRTHSPKVRRARRHVVDLLLSKHYGQCYTCLRNNNCELQALAKEYGVDTFRFGQMAKPEHEVDRSSYAVVRDMNKCVMCRRCVRTCIDLQEVGVLDVTQRGSHATVSTFMDKPLGEVVCINCGQCINRCPTGALRANDPTDEVWAAIDDPEKHVVIQTAPSPRAAIGECFGLEPGTAVTFELNTALRRCGFDKVFDTNFTADLTIIEEGTELLIRLKKALVDKDSSVALPQFTSCSPGWVKYIEHFYPEMLAHVSSAKSPQQMFGALIKTFYAQEKGIDPKNIVSVALMPCSAKKFECNRPEMTDSGYKDVDYGLTSRELAQMISEAGIDLPAMPKSDFDDPFGSATGSGVIFGASGGVMEAAIRTVVELVCGVKIENLFDHANVIPVRGFEGVKYAELPITAVGPVPEILKGLVDSWDWLKGATLKVGICHGTANAKKVLEDIKAGGKFSECHFIEFMACPGGCLGGGGQPIPTSPAIRAARAKAIYAEDAAYKVRKSHENPAVLMMYQKFLKDGPCGHLSHKLLHTGYTPRGKYIA, from the coding sequence ATGGCAGAGAAAACCGCGGAAACACGAGCTCCGGTCAGCCAGCGGCCGGGTCCGTCGGCGAAGGCCAAGGACCCCGGCGCGATCGGCGGCCAGGTATCGGTGACGATAGACGGCAACGAGATCAAGGTCCCGCTGGGCACGACGATTCTGGAGGCGGCGGAGCAGTTGGGCATCCGCATTCCGACGTTGTGCCATCACGAGGACCTGTGCATCGCGGGCGTGTGCCGGGTGTGCGTGGTGGAGATCGAGGGCCAGCGGACGCTTCAGGCGTCGTGCGCGTATCCGATCACCTCGCCGCTGAAGGTGCGGACGCACAGTCCGAAGGTGCGGCGGGCGCGTCGGCACGTGGTGGACCTGCTGCTTTCGAAGCATTACGGGCAGTGCTATACGTGCCTGCGCAACAACAACTGCGAGCTGCAGGCGCTGGCGAAGGAGTACGGGGTCGATACGTTCCGGTTTGGCCAGATGGCGAAGCCGGAGCACGAGGTGGACCGGTCGAGCTACGCGGTGGTCCGCGACATGAACAAGTGCGTGATGTGCCGGCGGTGCGTGCGGACGTGCATCGATCTCCAGGAAGTCGGCGTGCTGGACGTGACGCAGCGCGGTTCGCACGCGACGGTGAGCACGTTCATGGACAAGCCCCTGGGCGAGGTGGTCTGCATCAACTGCGGACAGTGCATCAACCGCTGTCCGACCGGGGCGTTGCGGGCCAACGACCCGACCGACGAGGTCTGGGCGGCGATCGACGACCCGGAGAAGCACGTGGTGATTCAGACCGCTCCGTCGCCGCGGGCGGCGATCGGCGAGTGCTTCGGGCTCGAACCGGGCACGGCGGTGACGTTCGAGCTGAACACGGCGCTTCGCCGCTGCGGGTTCGACAAGGTGTTCGACACGAACTTCACAGCGGACCTGACGATCATCGAGGAAGGCACGGAGTTGCTGATCCGGCTGAAGAAGGCGCTGGTGGACAAGGACAGTTCGGTGGCGCTGCCGCAGTTTACGAGCTGTTCGCCCGGCTGGGTCAAGTACATCGAGCACTTCTATCCGGAGATGCTGGCACACGTCTCGTCGGCCAAGAGCCCGCAGCAGATGTTCGGGGCGCTGATCAAGACGTTCTACGCCCAGGAGAAGGGGATCGATCCGAAGAACATCGTGAGCGTGGCCCTGATGCCGTGCTCGGCGAAGAAGTTCGAGTGCAACCGGCCGGAGATGACGGACAGCGGCTATAAGGACGTGGACTACGGCCTGACCAGCCGCGAACTGGCCCAGATGATCAGCGAGGCGGGGATCGACCTGCCCGCGATGCCCAAGAGCGACTTCGACGATCCGTTCGGGTCGGCGACGGGTTCGGGCGTGATTTTCGGAGCGTCCGGCGGCGTGATGGAGGCGGCGATCCGGACGGTGGTCGAGCTGGTCTGCGGCGTGAAGATCGAGAACCTTTTCGATCACGCCAACGTCATTCCAGTGCGCGGGTTTGAGGGCGTCAAGTACGCTGAGCTGCCGATCACCGCGGTCGGGCCAGTGCCGGAGATTCTCAAGGGCTTGGTCGACAGTTGGGACTGGCTCAAGGGCGCCACGCTGAAGGTGGGCATCTGCCACGGGACCGCGAACGCCAAGAAGGTGCTCGAGGACATCAAGGCGGGCGGCAAGTTCAGCGAGTGCCACTTCATCGAGTTCATGGCCTGTCCGGGCGGGTGCCTGGGCGGCGGCGGTCAGCCGATCCCAACGAGCCCGGCGATCCGGGCGGCGCGGGCCAAGGCGATCTACGCCGAGGACGCCGCGTACAAGGTGCGCAAGTCGCACGAGAACCCCGCCGTGCTGATGATGTACCAGAAGTTCCTCAAGGACGGCCCGTGCGGGCACCTGAGCCACAAGCTGCTGCACACCGGCTACACGCCGCGCGGCAAGTACATCGCCTGA
- a CDS encoding CTP synthase: MQIGRTDILNEIASKAANELYTPVPPGYQRGQCKFVVVLGTVMSGLGKGIFSSGVAKLLQDKGLKVAPIKLEGYLNVDSGTLNPFRHGEVFVLDDGMETDMDLGTYERMLDQDLSKLNFCTSGQIFTRVLDKERMGRYQGRDVQMIPHVTGEVKLRLRELALESGADVVFVEIGGTVGDFENAYFIEAVRELALEEGPGSTCFVALTYILEPQSLGEQKSKPAQLGLRSLMAMGIQPQIIACRAGSPVRETARQKISVYANVPMERVFSMHDCESIYFVPEMIRRSRIDAAVVDILGLQEKVDGERTEQKWRTWREFTEQIRKADQTLDIAITGKYTAVRDSYASIIKALEHCGAATGTKVALHWVDTTDVTDENAAQKLAGMHGVIVPGGFGARGTEGKITCVRHVRENRIPYLGLCYGFQMAVIEYARHECGLERANSTEIDPHTPHPVIDRLPEQLRIKELGATMRLGGQDVELTPGSVASRLYGDTATTRLRFRHRYEVNPEYIKKLTSSGLVFSGKAPGQPIMQILELPDHPFFVGTQSHPEFTSRPLRPDPMYLGFIQAAIEHARQSSGTVQLRS; the protein is encoded by the coding sequence ATGCAGATCGGACGAACGGACATTTTGAACGAGATCGCGTCGAAGGCGGCCAACGAGTTGTACACGCCGGTGCCTCCGGGCTACCAGCGCGGGCAGTGCAAGTTCGTGGTGGTGCTGGGGACCGTGATGAGCGGGCTGGGCAAGGGGATCTTCTCTTCCGGCGTGGCCAAGCTGCTGCAGGATAAAGGCTTAAAGGTCGCCCCGATCAAGCTGGAAGGTTATCTGAACGTCGACTCCGGGACGCTCAATCCGTTCCGTCACGGCGAGGTGTTCGTGCTGGACGACGGGATGGAGACGGACATGGACCTGGGCACGTACGAGCGGATGCTCGACCAGGACCTTTCGAAGCTGAACTTCTGCACGTCGGGCCAGATCTTTACCCGGGTGCTGGACAAGGAGCGGATGGGGCGCTATCAGGGGCGCGACGTGCAGATGATCCCGCACGTGACCGGCGAGGTGAAGCTGCGGCTTCGCGAGCTGGCCCTCGAGAGCGGAGCCGACGTGGTGTTCGTGGAGATCGGCGGGACGGTCGGCGACTTCGAGAACGCGTATTTCATCGAGGCGGTCCGCGAGCTGGCGTTGGAGGAGGGACCGGGCTCGACGTGCTTCGTGGCGTTGACGTACATCCTGGAGCCGCAGAGCCTGGGCGAGCAGAAGTCCAAGCCGGCCCAGTTGGGCCTGCGGAGCCTGATGGCAATGGGCATTCAGCCGCAGATCATCGCCTGCCGGGCGGGCAGTCCGGTGCGGGAGACGGCGCGGCAGAAGATTTCGGTCTACGCCAACGTCCCGATGGAGCGGGTGTTCTCGATGCACGACTGCGAGAGCATCTACTTTGTGCCCGAGATGATCCGCAGGAGCCGGATCGACGCCGCGGTGGTGGACATCCTCGGATTGCAGGAAAAGGTGGACGGCGAGCGGACGGAGCAGAAGTGGCGGACCTGGCGGGAGTTCACCGAACAGATCCGCAAGGCGGACCAGACGCTGGACATCGCGATCACGGGCAAGTACACAGCGGTGCGGGACAGCTACGCGAGCATCATCAAGGCGTTGGAGCACTGCGGGGCGGCGACGGGCACGAAAGTGGCGCTGCACTGGGTGGACACCACGGACGTCACCGACGAGAACGCGGCCCAGAAGCTGGCTGGAATGCACGGCGTGATCGTGCCGGGCGGGTTTGGGGCCCGCGGGACCGAGGGCAAGATCACGTGCGTGCGGCACGTGCGGGAGAACAGGATTCCGTATCTGGGATTGTGCTACGGTTTTCAGATGGCGGTGATCGAGTACGCCCGGCACGAGTGCGGCCTGGAGCGGGCCAACAGCACGGAGATCGACCCTCACACCCCGCACCCGGTGATCGACCGGCTGCCGGAGCAGTTGCGGATCAAGGAGTTAGGGGCGACGATGCGGCTGGGCGGTCAGGACGTGGAGTTGACGCCGGGCTCGGTGGCTTCGCGGTTATACGGCGATACGGCGACCACGCGCCTGCGGTTCCGCCATCGCTATGAGGTGAACCCGGAGTACATCAAGAAGCTCACATCCAGCGGCTTGGTGTTTTCGGGCAAGGCTCCGGGCCAGCCGATCATGCAGATTCTGGAGTTGCCGGACCATCCATTCTTCGTGGGCACCCAGTCGCATCCGGAGTTCACGTCGCGGCCGCTGCGGCCGGACCCGATGTACCTGGGGTTCATCCAAGCGGCGATCGAGCACGCCCGCCAGTCGTCCGGCACGGTGCAGCTCCGCTCGTAG
- the dnaX gene encoding DNA polymerase III subunit gamma/tau — protein sequence MSYTVLARRYRSQDFDELVGQEAVATTLKNAIEADRVAHAYLFTGTRGVGKTSAARILAKALNCEKGPTPNPCGQCPMCTDIARGEDVDVIEIDGASNTSVDDVRELRGNAIYRPSRARFKIYIIDEVHMISTSAFNALLKTLEEPPSHVKFIFATTEPNRVPVTIQSRCQRFDFRPIAKDKIAEQLRMILKSEKVQADDQVIDRVARLANGSMRDALSLIDRLLSLGQKKLTAEFAEQFLPVHPVDQYAELVQTFLDADPAAAIRKTEAILATGTSPNDFCSALAEYLRDVMLASACDDGTDLLASPASAHETIQRQGKHLRPLIWAYGITAVEELARGVRFSEQPRALIDSAMVTLTSLPQLVDLAAAAPPGGQPAASRPETAQADRAKKKSAPAARSS from the coding sequence ATGAGCTATACCGTTCTCGCCAGACGATACCGGTCGCAGGACTTCGACGAACTGGTCGGTCAGGAAGCGGTGGCCACCACCCTCAAGAACGCCATCGAGGCTGACCGGGTCGCCCATGCCTACCTCTTCACCGGCACCCGCGGAGTCGGCAAGACCTCCGCCGCCCGCATCCTGGCCAAGGCCCTCAACTGCGAAAAGGGCCCGACCCCCAACCCCTGCGGCCAGTGTCCCATGTGCACCGACATCGCCCGCGGCGAGGACGTCGACGTGATCGAGATCGATGGGGCCAGCAACACCAGCGTCGATGACGTCCGCGAGCTCCGCGGCAACGCCATCTACCGGCCGTCCCGCGCCCGATTCAAGATTTACATCATCGACGAGGTCCACATGATCTCCACCAGCGCCTTCAACGCCCTGCTCAAGACGCTGGAAGAGCCGCCAAGCCACGTCAAATTCATCTTCGCCACCACCGAACCCAACCGGGTCCCGGTCACCATCCAGTCCCGCTGCCAGCGGTTCGACTTCCGCCCGATCGCCAAGGATAAGATCGCCGAGCAGCTCCGGATGATTCTCAAAAGCGAAAAAGTGCAAGCCGACGACCAGGTCATCGACCGCGTCGCCCGCCTTGCCAACGGCTCCATGCGCGACGCGTTGAGCCTGATCGACCGCCTGCTCTCGCTTGGGCAAAAGAAGCTCACCGCCGAGTTCGCCGAGCAGTTCCTGCCCGTCCACCCGGTGGATCAGTACGCTGAACTTGTCCAGACATTTCTCGACGCCGACCCCGCCGCCGCCATCCGCAAGACCGAAGCCATCCTCGCCACCGGAACCTCGCCCAATGACTTCTGCTCCGCCCTGGCGGAGTACCTCCGCGACGTGATGCTCGCCAGCGCCTGCGACGACGGGACCGATCTGCTGGCCAGTCCCGCCTCCGCCCACGAGACCATCCAGCGCCAGGGCAAGCACCTGCGGCCCCTGATCTGGGCCTACGGCATCACCGCCGTCGAGGAACTGGCCCGCGGAGTCCGCTTCTCCGAGCAGCCTAGGGCTCTGATCGACTCGGCCATGGTCACCTTGACCAGCCTGCCCCAACTGGTGGACCTGGCCGCCGCTGCACCGCCCGGCGGACAACCCGCCGCCTCCAGGCCCGAAACCGCCCAGGCGGATCGGGCAAAAAAAAAATCCGCCCCGGCCGCACGATCTAGCTAG